A portion of the Lampris incognitus isolate fLamInc1 chromosome 9, fLamInc1.hap2, whole genome shotgun sequence genome contains these proteins:
- the LOC130118180 gene encoding serum paraoxonase/arylesterase 2-like, with product MGKLMFISLFVAALSALFGERIINLRSRTLASRELAQNHLPDCALLRNLEYGSEDITILPNGLALISTGLKYPGVPSFSDGPGKMFSLDLQDSRMKPVELRMTRNFDLDSFNPHGISVYTDENDNAIYLFVVNHPQHESQVELFRFIEDEHSLLHLKTIKHELLHSVNDIVAVGVESFYATNDHFFTNAVLKQVEPLLGQPWCNVVYYSPEDVKEVSVGYYFANGINISPDKSHLYVVDILDHKVHVLERKESNALVPVKAVAVGSLCDNVEIDADTGDLWLGCHPNGWKAVLNDPAVPPGSEVIRIQNIHSELPVVTQVYADNGSVIIGSSVAARYKGKLLIGTVYHKAMCCDLE from the exons ATGGGGAAGTTAATGTTTATCTCGCTTTTCGTCGCTGCTCTGTCGGCTCTGTTTGGAGAGAGAATAATAAATTTAAG GAGTCGGACCCTCGCCTCCAGAGAACTCGCGCAGAATCACCTCCCCGACTGCGCTCTGCTCAGAAATCTCG AGTATGGCTCCGAGGATATAACCATACTTCCCAATGGACTTGCCCTCATCAGCACT GGCTTGAAGTACCCGGGGGTGCCCTCCTTCTCGGACGGTCCAGGGAAAATGTTCTCCCTCGACCTGCAAGACTCCAGGATGAAACCCGTCGAGCTGCGAATGACAAGGAACTTCGATCTGGACTCGTTCAATCCCCACGGCATCAGTGTTTACACAGATGAGAATG ATAACGCCATATACCTTTTCGTTGTCAATCACCCTCAACATGAAAGCCAAGTTGAGCTCTTCAGATTTATCGAGGACGAACACTCACTTTTGCATTTGAAAACCATCAAGCATGAACTCCTCCACAG TGTGAATGACATcgtggcagtgggggtggagagCTTCTACGCGACCAATGATCACTTCTTTACCAACGCAGTCCTGAAGCAGGTGGAGCCTCTTCTTGGTCAGCCCTGGTGCAATGTTGTGTACTACAGTCCTGAAGACGTGAAAGAAGTCTCTGTGGGTTATTATTTTGCCAATGGCATCAATATCTCACCAGACAAGAG TCATCTGTATGTTGTGGATATATTAGACCACAAAGTACATGTTTTGGAGAGAAAGGAGAGCAATGCTTTGGTCCCTGTGAAG GCTGTCGCTGTCGGTTCGCTTTGTGACAACGTTGAAATCGACGCCGACACTGGTGACCTGTGGCTAGGCTGTCACCCCAATGGATGGAAAGCTGTGCTGAACGACCCTGCGGTTCCACCTGGCTCAGAG GTTATCCGGATCCAGAACATTCACTCTGAGCTCCCCGTGGTGACCCAGGTGTACGCCGACAACGGTAGTGTGATCATTGGATCTTCGGTGGCCGCTCGCTACAAGGGAAAGCTGCTCATCGGCACAGTCTACCATAAAGCCATGTGCTGTGATTTGGAGTAG